A single region of the Micropterus dolomieu isolate WLL.071019.BEF.003 ecotype Adirondacks linkage group LG02, ASM2129224v1, whole genome shotgun sequence genome encodes:
- the LOC123957394 gene encoding uncharacterized protein LOC123957394 — protein sequence MSGQRVCVADFEEEARKVLPKAVYDYYRSGADEQITLADNVAAFNSLPEDSSEDACRRDNNWYSDDSNDEYVSDKDYDHKYKDEESDQDREGGDEEEDREAEEQTFASKNEKVILEITNLDETNLCAYVGLLILVVVYRSWGEAAASLWDAESGRAIFWATMLLKVLMRTRRCCDSTTARPERPETCRRQSGCGQRPVGQVGRAASLPVQPRARDNSGRVACSLQRSLSLQYMYMPSKPAKYGIKSWVACDDKSSYAWKMQVYTGRPLPAAAGGPAPTSEMNLGMWSCST from the exons ATGTCAgggcagcgtgtgtgtgtggcagactTCGAGGAGGAAGCCAGGAAAGTTCTTCCTAAAGCTGTGTATGACTACTACCGCTCAGGGGCTGATGAGCAAATCACACTGGCTGACAACGTTGCTGCCTTTAACag CCTACCTGAAGACAGTAGTGAGGACGCCTGCAGGAGG GACAACAACTGGTATTCTGACGACTCCAATGACGAATACGTGTCGGACAAAGACTACGACCACAAGTACAAGGACGAGGAGAGTGATCAGGATCGAGAAGGAGGAGACGAAGAAGAAGATCGAGAAGCCGAAGAGCAGACCTTTGCGTCCAAAAACG AAAAAGTCATCTTGGAGATAACCAACTTGGACGAGACCAACCTGTGCGCCTATGTGGGGCTGCTCATCCTGGTGGTCGTGTACAGGTCCTGGGGCGAGGCAGCGGCCAGCCTGTGGGACGCGGAGAGTGGACGGGCCATATTCTGGGCCACGATGCTGCTCAAGGTCCTTATGCGTACTCGACGCTGCTGCGATTCGACGACCGCGAGACCAGAGAGACCAGAGACGTGCCGCAGACAAAGTGGCTGCGGTCAGAGACCTGTGGGACAGGTGGGCAGAGCGGCTTCCTTGCCTGTACAACCCAGGGCCCGAGATAACAGTGGACGAGTAGCTTGTTCCCTTCAGAG GTCGCTGTCCCTTCAGTACATGTACATGCCCAGCAAGCCGGCCAAGTACGGCATCAAGTCCTGGGTTGCCTGCGACGACAAATCTAGCTACGCCTGGAAGATGCAAGTCTACACCGGGAGGCCCCTCCCTGCGGCAGCAGGAGGACCCGCTCCCACCTCCGAAATGAACCTGGGCATGTGGTCGTGCTCGACCTGA